The following are encoded together in the Xanthobacter autotrophicus Py2 genome:
- a CDS encoding Alcohol dehydrogenase GroES domain protein (PFAM: Alcohol dehydrogenase zinc-binding domain protein; Alcohol dehydrogenase GroES domain protein~KEGG: bbt:BBta_0924 putative zinc-dependent alcohol dehydrogenase (oxidoreductase)) has translation MKGLVYRGPGKKALEEVPHPRIEQPTDAVVKILRTTICGSDLHILKGDVPTVKPGTVLGHEGVGVIEEVGQAVSAFRKGDHVLISCISSCGRCEYCKRGMYSHCSVAGWMLGHTIHGTQAEYVRIPFADTSLHRIPDGMDEEALVMLSDILPTGFECGVLNGKVQPGSTVAIVGAGPVGLAALLTAQFYSPAEIIMIDLDDNRLEVALTFGATKTVNSGRENAVERVMALTGGIGVDTAIEAVGIPATFVLCQDIVAPGGTIANVGVHGTKADLHLERLWAHNITLTTRLVDTVTTPMLLKTVQSKKLDPQRLITHRFALADILEAYETFEKAAQTRALKVIIG, from the coding sequence ATGAAGGGTCTGGTCTATCGTGGCCCCGGCAAGAAGGCGCTGGAGGAAGTGCCGCATCCGCGGATCGAACAGCCTACCGACGCCGTGGTGAAGATCCTGCGGACGACCATATGCGGCAGCGACCTGCACATCCTGAAGGGCGACGTGCCCACCGTGAAGCCCGGCACCGTGCTTGGCCACGAGGGCGTCGGCGTCATCGAGGAGGTTGGCCAGGCGGTCTCGGCCTTCAGGAAAGGGGACCATGTCCTCATCTCCTGCATCTCATCCTGCGGGCGCTGTGAGTACTGCAAGCGCGGCATGTATTCCCACTGCTCCGTCGCCGGCTGGATGCTCGGCCACACCATCCACGGGACGCAGGCCGAATATGTCCGCATTCCCTTTGCGGACACCTCCCTGCATCGCATCCCAGACGGCATGGACGAGGAAGCCCTCGTCATGCTCAGCGATATCCTGCCCACCGGCTTCGAGTGCGGCGTGCTGAACGGCAAGGTGCAGCCCGGCAGCACTGTTGCCATCGTAGGGGCTGGGCCCGTGGGCCTGGCGGCGCTCCTTACCGCGCAATTCTACTCCCCCGCCGAGATCATCATGATCGATCTCGACGACAACCGCCTGGAAGTCGCCCTGACCTTCGGCGCCACGAAGACGGTGAACAGCGGCCGCGAGAATGCGGTCGAGCGGGTCATGGCCCTGACTGGCGGCATCGGCGTGGACACCGCGATTGAGGCGGTCGGCATTCCCGCCACCTTCGTGCTGTGCCAGGACATCGTGGCCCCCGGCGGCACCATCGCCAATGTGGGGGTTCACGGCACCAAGGCCGACCTCCACCTTGAACGCTTGTGGGCTCACAACATCACCCTCACCACGCGGCTGGTGGACACCGTGACGACGCCGATGCTGCTGAAGACGGTGCAGTCGAAGAAGCTCGATCCGCAAAGGCTGATCACCCATCGCTTCGCCCTCGCCGACATCCTCGAAGCCTACGAGACCTTCGAGAAGGCCGCGCAGACCCGAGCCCTGAAAGTGATCATCGGATAG
- a CDS encoding Propanoyl-CoA C-acyltransferase (PFAM: Thiolase~KEGG: rfr:Rfer_3283 thiolase) produces the protein MAEGRAFACFSRAVGLPCCPQLLLPRTDFGRPECSLGGGHASPSEGHAVARTVQERRRNDDATAAGRIMKLGNAVSIVGWGHSPFGRLAHMDMEALIAAVCHEALVHSGFPAERMDGVWLGNLNGGFVPEIFCSSLPMNGEPGLRWKPATRVENACASGAGAIFAACDAIQSGRARLALVVGAEKMTAVSGEEVTRILGSASYVKEEANCGKTFPSIFGEIAGAYFERYGDHAQALAKIAVKNHANGVSNPFAQMRKALDFEFCNTVSEKNPVIAGPLRKTDCSLVSDGAAAVVLASDDLIGEAQRAVRIRARAQVNDLLPMSRRDPVRFEGPRRAFAAAFAEAGITVGDLSFAEVHDCFTIAELLAYEAMGLAPEGQGARVLEDGTVARGGRLPVNVSGGLKAKGHPIGATGVSMHVLSAMQLTGTAGDMQVPGASLGGVFNMGGSAVANYVSVLEPVK, from the coding sequence ATGGCTGAAGGCCGCGCATTCGCATGCTTCTCCCGTGCGGTGGGACTGCCGTGCTGTCCGCAATTGCTACTCCCGCGGACGGATTTCGGTCGCCCGGAGTGCTCCCTTGGGGGCGGCCACGCTTCTCCCAGCGAGGGCCACGCGGTGGCACGCACGGTGCAGGAGCGCCGGCGCAACGACGACGCGACAGCGGCAGGACGCATCATGAAGCTTGGCAACGCAGTATCCATCGTCGGCTGGGGCCATTCGCCCTTCGGCCGGCTGGCCCACATGGACATGGAGGCGCTCATCGCAGCGGTCTGCCACGAAGCGCTGGTTCATTCCGGCTTCCCGGCCGAGCGCATGGACGGCGTCTGGCTCGGCAATCTCAACGGCGGCTTCGTGCCGGAGATCTTCTGCTCGTCCCTGCCCATGAATGGCGAGCCGGGCCTGCGCTGGAAGCCGGCGACGCGGGTCGAGAACGCCTGTGCCTCCGGGGCCGGGGCCATCTTCGCCGCCTGTGACGCCATCCAGTCCGGCCGCGCGCGCCTCGCCCTCGTGGTGGGTGCGGAGAAAATGACCGCGGTCTCCGGCGAGGAGGTGACGCGCATCCTCGGCTCGGCCTCCTACGTCAAGGAGGAGGCGAACTGCGGCAAGACCTTCCCGTCCATCTTCGGGGAGATCGCCGGCGCCTATTTCGAGCGTTATGGCGACCATGCGCAGGCGCTGGCGAAGATCGCGGTGAAAAACCACGCCAACGGTGTGTCCAACCCCTTCGCGCAGATGCGCAAGGCGCTCGATTTCGAATTCTGCAATACCGTCTCGGAGAAGAACCCGGTCATTGCCGGGCCGCTGCGCAAGACCGACTGCTCGCTGGTTTCGGACGGCGCGGCGGCCGTGGTGCTCGCATCCGACGATCTCATCGGCGAGGCACAGCGCGCCGTGCGCATTCGTGCCCGGGCGCAGGTGAACGACCTTTTGCCCATGTCGCGCCGCGATCCGGTGCGCTTCGAGGGGCCGCGACGCGCCTTCGCCGCGGCCTTCGCCGAGGCCGGCATAACGGTCGGCGATCTCTCATTTGCCGAGGTCCACGACTGCTTCACCATCGCGGAGCTTTTGGCCTACGAGGCCATGGGGCTCGCTCCGGAAGGGCAGGGGGCGCGGGTGCTGGAGGATGGAACGGTAGCCCGTGGCGGCCGTCTCCCGGTGAACGTCTCTGGCGGCCTCAAGGCGAAGGGCCACCCCATCGGCGCCACCGGCGTGTCCATGCACGTCCTGTCCGCCATGCAGCTCACCGGCACCGCCGGCGACATGCAGGTTCCCGGTGCCAGCCTTGGCGGGGTGTTCAACATGGGTGGCTCAGCGGTGGCGAACTATGTGAGCGTGCTTGAGCCGGTGAAGTGA
- a CDS encoding cobalamin synthesis protein P47K (PFAM: cobalamin synthesis protein P47K; cobalamin synthesis CobW domain protein~KEGG: gur:Gura_4357 cobalamin synthesis protein, P47K): MTEHDPTDPPIDPRIPVTVLTGFLGAGKTTLLNRLVTHPDMAGTALLINEFGAVGIDHQLVEQVGETMVLLESGCVCCTVRGDLVAALETLHDKLARRQIPQVRRVVIETTGLADPIPVVWTLMEQRYVAARFRCDGVVTLVDTGLGAEQLDRNEEARRQVGMADRILLTKADLADRSAREQLDARLDVLNPSAPRLVVTHGEIEPRRILGAGLYAPGSLPAEVERFVAETEAAARAGEAPPSAHGAQALPVSFTCFFNHQVPWRGFAVAMGEILAKYGSHLLRVKGLMNVAGLGAPVVVQCVEQVAYPPVRLPRWPKEGTRFDMRGRLVFIVRNLPEAAIDDIRRRLADLPGDAVALRAAATAPLLPTRCWLSARMPVQGRSSFETDAWHINSVRLGKGRPAAAAS; this comes from the coding sequence ATGACCGAACACGATCCTACCGATCCGCCCATCGACCCGCGCATCCCCGTCACCGTGCTCACCGGCTTCCTCGGCGCCGGCAAGACCACGCTGCTCAACCGCCTCGTCACCCATCCGGACATGGCCGGCACCGCGCTGCTCATCAACGAATTCGGCGCCGTGGGTATCGACCACCAGCTGGTGGAGCAGGTCGGCGAGACCATGGTGCTGCTCGAGTCCGGATGCGTGTGCTGCACCGTACGCGGCGATCTCGTGGCGGCTCTCGAAACGCTCCATGACAAGCTCGCGCGGCGGCAGATCCCGCAGGTGCGCCGCGTGGTGATCGAGACCACCGGCCTTGCCGATCCCATACCGGTGGTCTGGACCCTGATGGAGCAGCGCTACGTCGCCGCCCGCTTCCGCTGCGACGGCGTCGTCACGCTGGTGGACACCGGCCTTGGCGCCGAGCAACTGGACCGGAACGAGGAGGCGCGCCGCCAGGTGGGCATGGCCGACCGCATCCTCCTCACCAAGGCGGACCTTGCCGATCGTAGCGCCCGCGAGCAGCTCGATGCCCGGCTCGACGTGCTCAATCCGTCGGCTCCGCGCCTTGTCGTGACCCATGGCGAGATCGAGCCCCGGCGCATCCTGGGCGCCGGACTTTATGCGCCGGGCAGCCTGCCGGCGGAGGTGGAGCGCTTTGTGGCCGAGACGGAAGCCGCCGCCCGCGCCGGCGAGGCCCCGCCCTCCGCCCACGGGGCACAGGCGCTGCCGGTGAGCTTCACCTGCTTCTTCAACCATCAGGTGCCCTGGCGCGGCTTCGCGGTGGCCATGGGAGAGATTCTCGCCAAATACGGATCGCACCTGCTGCGGGTAAAGGGGCTGATGAACGTGGCCGGCCTCGGCGCACCGGTGGTGGTGCAGTGCGTGGAACAGGTCGCCTATCCCCCGGTGCGCCTGCCGCGCTGGCCGAAGGAGGGCACGCGCTTCGACATGCGGGGACGACTCGTGTTCATCGTCCGTAACCTGCCGGAGGCAGCCATCGACGACATCCGCCGCCGCCTCGCCGACCTGCCCGGTGACGCTGTCGCCCTGCGGGCGGCCGCAACCGCTCCCCTGCTGCCGACGCGCTGCTGGCTCAGTGCCCGCATGCCGGTGCAGGGCCGCAGCAGCTTCGAGACCGACGCCTGGCACATCAATTCCGTGAGGCTGGGCAAGGGCCGGCCCGCCGCTGCCGCCTCGTGA